Genomic segment of Dasypus novemcinctus isolate mDasNov1 chromosome 4, mDasNov1.1.hap2, whole genome shotgun sequence:
GGTagttaaaaactaaaacaatattgaggagagccagtgtagctcagtggctgagcacctgcttcccatgtacgaggtcctgggttcattccccagtaccccctaaaatacaaaacaaaacaaaacacagtcaaatggtaaattttaaaattcttgctCCCACCCGTGTTCTTTCCACCCCTTTTCTTTACCCCCATCCTTCTCAGGTAACCCTTGATGCTAGTTTTTTTGTGTGAATCCTTCCAGAGTTTCTTTATGCAAGCTGTAAGCAATTGCAAATGCACGTTCTTATTTTTACCTCTTAAAGCATACTgctctacattttttaaaaagtaatatttcgCTCCAATCAGCACAGAGAGAGTGTCCCTGTTGACAAGAGCCTCTGAAGCAGGGGTTCTGAACCGCGGGGGCAGGGGGTGTGCGTGAAAAGATTttagggggtccatgagcttgaattaaaaatttttaagaaacaacATTAATCTTGTAGGGAGGTGTTGGTGCGGGTGGGgtgtgtttattaaataattacaGTGTAGCGTAGACTTGGTAAGGGGTCTGTgctttccacctgactggcaaagcggCCCGGGGTTAGGAACCCCTGCTGTAAGGCTCCGTAGGAGTCAGCACAATGCCCCGGGAAGGTTAGCAGCGCGCCCTCTGCTGGGCAGAGGAGGGAGCGTCCCAGCCGCCAGGGGCCTCAGCTGCAAACAGCAAGGTTCCCTCCTCTCCTTGTCACCTGGCCGATTTCACTGAGCTGTGCTCTCCCTGCATGAGGGATGCTATGTCCCTGGCCCATAAGGGACAGAGCTCTCCTGGGGCCCGTGCCAGGGACAGCCTGGACAGCTACAGCTGCATGATTCCTAGCCCAAGGCTGACCAGTCATGAAGCCTTCCCCTGgcaagaaggagggaggggggtgGGCAAGGCAGATGGCCCTCACGCTCCCTAGAAAGGCTGCGGTCCCGAGGCTGGGGCCCCACTCCGCTCCCCCTCTGTGGGTATCCTGGAGAGCCTCTCCTTACCAATTGCTGTGCAGACACAGGCTCTACTGCCTTACCTTAACACTCCTCTACGACAGCCCAGAGGTGACACGGCTCCCCTGTGCAGTTCCTTTATCTCAGCTGTCGGTAAGGAACGCTGTGTGTCACCCTGTGTTTCAGGAGTCGTGCAGCATTTGCAGAACGGTCACCTGCTGAGGGACATCTATCTAAAGAAGCATAAACTCCTGCCGAGCGGGTGGTCCACAGACCACCTTTACCTGGAGACCACTGGGAAGAGCCGCACTCTGCAAAGCGGGCTGGCCCTGCTGTACAGCTTCCTCCCGGATTTCGACTGGAAGAAGGTTTATTTCAGGCACCAGCCGAGTGCTCTGTTCTGCTCCGGAAGCTGCTCTTGCCCCACGAGAAACCAGTACCTGGAAAAGGAGCAGCGTCGCCAGTACCTCTTACGTTTGAAAAACAGCCAGCTGGAGAGGACCTACGGGGAGATGGCCAAGATCGTGGACATCCCCACCAAGCAGCTGCGCGCCTCGAACCCCATAGACTCCATGCTCTGCCACTTCTGCCACAACGTCAGCTTCCCGTGCACCCGGAACGGCTGCATCGGCATGGAGCACTTCAAGGTGATCAAGACGCATCAGATCGAGGATGAGAGAGAGCGGCGGGAGAAGAAGCTGTACCTGGGGTACGCGCTGCTGGGCGCCCACCCCATCCTGAACCAAACCGTCGACCGGATGCAGCGGGCCGCGGAGGGCAGGAGAGAGGAGCTCTTCGCCCTGTACTCGGCCCACGACGTCACGCTGTCGCCCATTCTCAGTGCCATGGGCCTTACTGAAGCCAGATTCCCCAGGTTTGCGGCCAGGTTGGTTTTTGAGCTCTGGCAAGACAGAGACAAGCCCAGCGAGCATTCTGTCCGGATTCTGTACAACGGCGTGGATGTCACCTTCCACACCTCTTTTTGCCAGGAGCACCACAAGCGTTCCCCCAAGCCCATGTGCCCCCTCGAGAACTTTGCCCGCTTTGTCAAACGGGACATGTTTGTGGCCCTGGGGGGCACTAGTACGAATTATTACGATGCATGTCACAGGGAAGGATTCTAAAAGGCACGCCGGGCGGTGCTGAGGACGTCTACGGAGGGGATGGAAAAAGTCCTCTTCTGGTTCTTTCCAACGCTAAGGGTACATGACTTGATTTTTAAAGGCTAGAAATCCTGTTTGGGAGCCAGATAGATGGTCTGGATTGAAGAGTGAGTACTTGTCGTAATCTGGTACGTCAGCTCATTGGTACGTAATTGCCAGTTCACAGAGAAGGGAAGGTCTTTTGCATAGGCAGACTTGACTCAGATTGCCAAAGTTGCCAGTCCAGGTTGGCATGCTTTTGGCCTGCCAGGGCACTGCGTGATGGAACCAGCAAATTGCAGCCCCAACTTTCAGTCGTGGGCAGTGAAAAATTCCCTAAAGCGATTTATCTAAAACATAGGTCAGCAAACGTTTTCTGAAAAGGGCcaggtaataaatattttagtagATTTTCCAGGCCATGTGGCCACCTCCAGTCTTGGTTGCAACTACCCAACACTGTGGGTGTAGCATAAACACAACCCTTTCGACAGGTGAATGTGGCTGTGCCCACAGGCAGTACAAAACAGGTGGTGGgcagagctggcccacaggcTGTGGTTTGCCCACCCCTAGTCCAAAAAACAGTCTCTGCTAGGGTTGCACTTCCAGCACTTTGAGAACTGATGGAATACAAAGAATTGTTATAGTGGTGCCTCCAGTAACTTCTGCTAGAAAAACAGAATTTGGCCTCACCTAACATTATCACaaaacttgggggtgggggggagaataAACATTGAATCAGAATGaatcatagaaaaaaatattagaataataCTTGATGTTCATGATGATTGTGGTACAAGGTAGTTTTAAGTACGTTTTAACTATTTGTCTGCTGTAGTCTTTTTACTGTCTATGCTGAATTTTTTTGTATTCCATTTAGTATTTTTATAGtctaggaaaatattttctaagaccAGTTTTAGATGTGCTCTTAGTGATAGAGAAATATTCAATTTACTATACCTGCTTGGTCATCAGAAGTGGGCCAGAAACTGAATTTAGGCACTTTCTCCCAATAAAACAAATTATGGCTCATTTCCTTTGACGACTACAGAGTGGGATCaatttttaaaccattttcatCAGTTTCAAACAGCAAAttctgaatgatttttaaataagattttgaAAAAGAGCTTTGTTACTAGGTGGCTAAATCATCTTTCTAAGGTATTTTATATATTAGAAGCTATTATAATTAAATATGTGATTTCTTAACTAATGGTGCTAGTTCTATGGGAAGAAATGTAAAATGTGAGTGAGTTTCTCCAGTGTCCCTGGCATTCCcgcctcttctctttttcttgttcaatgtTGCATTTGAATATGTCTGTTTCTATTaataaatttttgaagaatactGTGCTCTTCGACTAATGGTTTGTATCTGTAAGTCACTTTAGTTCTTTTCAAGTGATATTCAAGATTTGTGAAATTTACCTTCACCGCTTCTTTTATTGCCAAAAATCTTGTGTTATCTCTGTAGTATTTTAAGCCTGAGTTTTTTCCCCCTACCCACTCATAGTATAATAtatgtgaattagaatggctaaGCCCAGCatgaagatttaaaaatgaaagtgagtcagaagagtttttaaaaatcaaatcagaTGTTGGTACAAGTAAATATTGTGGAGAAGAGCCAACACTGCAGGGCAGCTATAGGTTGGGCCTCTCAGGCCGCTGGATGTGCACCACATTAAGAT
This window contains:
- the PXYLP1 gene encoding 2-phosphoxylose phosphatase 1 isoform X1, which produces MLFRSRFLLLLALAALLAFVSLSLQFFHLIPVSTAKNGASSKSRKRIMPDLVTEPPGVDPVYEALLYCNIPSVAERSMEGHAPHHFKLVSVHVFIRHGDRYPLYAIPKTKRPEIDCTLVANRKPYHPKLEAFVSHMSKGAGTSFESPLHSLPLYPNHPLCEMGELTQTGVVQHLQNGHLLRDIYLKKHKLLPSGWSTDHLYLETTGKSRTLQSGLALLYSFLPDFDWKKVYFRHQPSALFCSGSCSCPTRNQYLEKEQRRQYLLRLKNSQLERTYGEMAKIVDIPTKQLRASNPIDSMLCHFCHNVSFPCTRNGCIGMEHFKVIKTHQIEDERERREKKLYLGYALLGAHPILNQTVDRMQRAAEGRREELFALYSAHDVTLSPILSAMGLTEARFPRFAARLVFELWQDRDKPSEHSVRILYNGVDVTFHTSFCQEHHKRSPKPMCPLENFARFVKRDMFVALGGTSTNYYDACHREGF
- the PXYLP1 gene encoding 2-phosphoxylose phosphatase 1 isoform X2, coding for MDVLTALLLLVHLIPVSTAKNGASSKSRKRIMPDLVTEPPGVDPVYEALLYCNIPSVAERSMEGHAPHHFKLVSVHVFIRHGDRYPLYAIPKTKRPEIDCTLVANRKPYHPKLEAFVSHMSKGAGTSFESPLHSLPLYPNHPLCEMGELTQTGVVQHLQNGHLLRDIYLKKHKLLPSGWSTDHLYLETTGKSRTLQSGLALLYSFLPDFDWKKVYFRHQPSALFCSGSCSCPTRNQYLEKEQRRQYLLRLKNSQLERTYGEMAKIVDIPTKQLRASNPIDSMLCHFCHNVSFPCTRNGCIGMEHFKVIKTHQIEDERERREKKLYLGYALLGAHPILNQTVDRMQRAAEGRREELFALYSAHDVTLSPILSAMGLTEARFPRFAARLVFELWQDRDKPSEHSVRILYNGVDVTFHTSFCQEHHKRSPKPMCPLENFARFVKRDMFVALGGTSTNYYDACHREGF